From the genome of Colletotrichum higginsianum IMI 349063 chromosome 4, whole genome shotgun sequence, one region includes:
- a CDS encoding modin produces the protein MAGDNDSEVPIAITALIIAIAALFAATLQILQAIFASARGLPNCNSVVMGGWSKGTKIRPKITQMRLEVKFEAPIIFLAPPNNTGKPESKNDVWCAEGTEASCRKSRLDWDTLFRDWHSKATEKVHTVDMELATWVYLLVAIEKMERDSKYWELGKFHREGYPGTVPKDLPEPTLAVKIQAKERSFDANPAIKKPFATSTISHLIELAAILGIYWKVFDRDSNQYRAEGNGYSLTGSRIADLGVQFTFEKTGDTSFKERRVIPTSEVKELCFGRVPTLFREKKNLDEDVEWQKELKTSSGTGIKVEILQMGSVEEIAETLTQIGCNGNTTLFYKEGKKHRHLFPVTFEILGMLARVLHIRGRCFRFLPNPTIFPWYSGSFSLPRLLDAFSERILDDLTMIEEEIEAVPDDSLDKGVRSAVADIRALSESAADLHEAFERDPTLTCDRMTALHGAIAAADDMLKAREQEIVLDVLRRHLQEVLAAINNNPDSGGASSRQGSVSFGHLLGIPLEMRESRFMDTYFKRILWRVVGSAKNSRREDEVVSQAIHEDTEKRLSRHENGQSQAGNAAAFVSSPSPETSSPTEPPTAAGSPIESPAVESIPTPGISKRGSWPQRVETELHKRTDAARMNTIAEQPDWTTTATKHVEMQRAAVWYTLVFRMICWLMLHDFDKKDVQLPKSELIGNRQTVFIL, from the exons ATGGCCGGCGACAACGACAGCGAGGtgcccatcgccatcacggccctcatcatcgccatcgcggCCCTCTTCGCGGCCACGCTGCAGATCCTCCAGGCCATCTTCGCGTCGGCCCGGGGGCTTCCGAACTGCAACAGCGTCGTCATGGGGGGTTGGTCCAAGGGCACCAAGATCCGGCCCAAGATCACCCAGATGCGCCTCGAGGTCAAGTTCGAGGCGcccatcatcttcctcgcGCCCCCGAACAACACCGGCAAGCCCGAGAGCAAGAACGACGTGTGGTGCGCCGAAGGCACCGAGGCGAGTTGCCGGAAGAGCCGCCTGGACTGGGACACGCTGTTCCGGGACTGGCACTCCAAGGCCACCGAGAAGGTGCACACCGTCGACATGGAGCTCGCGACCTGGGTGTATCTCTTGGTCGCCatcgagaagatggagagggACTCCAAGTACTGGGAGCTCGGGAAGTTCCACCGCGAGGGATACCCGGGCACCGTCCCCAAGGACCTTCCCGAGCCTACGTTGGCCGTCAAGATCCAGGCGAAGGAGAGGAGCTTCGACGCGAACCCGGCCATCAAAAAGCCCTTCGCCACGTCCACGATATCTCACCTGATCGAGCTTgccgccatcctcggcaTCTATTGGAAGGTGTTCGACCGCGACAGCAACCAGTACCGCGCCGAAGGGAACGGGTACAGCCTCACGGGctcccgcatcgccgacctcgggGTGCAGTTCACCTTTGAGAAGACGGGGGACACGTCGTTCAAGGAAAGGCGTGTCATACCGACATCGGAGGTCAAGGAACTCTGCTTCGGCCGGGTGCCGACGTTGTTtcgggagaagaagaacctggacgaggacgtcgagtGGCAAAAGGAGCTCAAGACGTCGTCCGGGACGGGGATCAAGGTCGAAATACTGCAGATGGGCAGCGTCGAGGAGATTGCCGAGACGCTCACCCAGATCGGGTGCAACGGCAACACGACGCTCTTCTACAAGGAGGGGAAGAAACACCGTCACCTTTTCCCAG TCACTTTCGAGATCCTCGGCATGCTCGCGAGGGTGTTGCACATCCGAGGGCGATGCTTCCGCTTCCTGCCCAATCCCACCATATTCCCCTGGTACAGTGGGTCGTTCTCGTTGCCACGGCTGCTCGACGCCTTTAGCGAGCGCATCCTGGACGACCTCACCAtgatcgaggaggagatcgagGCGGTCCCGGACGATTCCCTGGACAAGGGGGTCCGGTCTGCCGTCGCGGACATCCGGGCCCTTTCGGAGTCGGCCGCAGATCTGCACGAGGCCTTCGAGCGCGACCCCACGCTGACGTGCGACCGGATGACGGCGCTCCACGGGGccatcgcggcggcggacgacaTGCTCAAGGCGAGGGAGCAGGAGATCGTGCTGGACGTCCTGCGCCGCCACCTGCAAGAGGTCCTGgcggccatcaacaacaacccgGACTCGGGGGGAGCCAGCAGCCGGCAAGGGAGCGTGTCGTTCGGTCACCTGCTCGGCATCCCGCTCGAGATGAGGGAGTCGAGGTTCATGGATACGTACTTCAAGCGCATCCTCTGGcgcgtcgtcggctccgCCAAGAACAGCAGGagggaggacgaggtcgtctCACAGGCCATCCACGAAGACACCGAGAAGCGTCTGTCGCGCCACGAGAACGGTCAGTCGCAGGCCGGGAACGCCGCCGCGTTcgtgtcgtcgccgtcgcccgagaCGAGCAGCCCGACGGAGCCACCCACCGCGGCCGGGTCCCCGATCGAGTCCCCGGCGGTCGAGTCGATCCCGACGCCCGGCATCAGCAAGAGGGGGTCCTGGCCGCAACGGGTCGAGACGGAGCTGCACAAACGGACCGATGCGGCCCGGATGAACACGATCGCCGAGCAGCCGgactggacgacgacggcgacgaagcaCGTCGAGATGCAGCGGGCGGCCGTGTGGTACACGCTCGTGTTCCGGATGATCTGCTGGCTGATGCTGCACGACTTTGACAAGAAGGACGTGCAGCTGCCCAAGAGCGAGCTGATTGGGAACAGGCAGACCGTCTTTATTTTATGA